One Lycium barbarum isolate Lr01 chromosome 5, ASM1917538v2, whole genome shotgun sequence genomic window carries:
- the LOC132639326 gene encoding uncharacterized protein LOC132639326 translates to MKDYAIWKNSEDGKYTNKSAWNIVRNHRTKNFNVSHIWHSSVPFKFSFICWRLYFGKLPFNDVKAKFGNQDDIECLCCSTLHIGTIQHVFVQGESAINLWEKIGAPLGIKHQNISIRRVLQYGGEPNLRMESTNSYYRFPPLSYAGKFGKLGLLVNMVTKEDFYQYNMVIQCILNIKAAINNSFPKVSTDGIWSNMCDYIERLKPVVKCLTVCWNKPDEGKLKLNTDGSFIRSNNKAGISGVLRNDQDDFIMAFSLFVDCFSSNHAEAMAANYGSRWCIQHGLNNFDIELDSAIITNMSNQKDTNNLKLKHIIQDTTNTLRNANATFSHCFREANQVVDFLAKNASTSGNSIIYTNYQDLPREVKGILHLDKLQMPNFRRRFEKCNFFVS, encoded by the coding sequence ATGAAGGATTATGCAATATGGAAAAACTCAGAAGATGGCAAATATACCAATAAGAGTGCATGGAACATTGTCAGAAATCACAGAACAAAGAACTTCAACGTCAGTCACATTTGGCACAGTTCAGTCCCTTTCAAATTTTCCTTTATTTGTTGGAGATTGTACTTTGGCAAGCTACCTTTCAATGATGTAAAGGCAAAGTTTGGGAACCAAGATGATATTGAATGTTTGTGTTGTAGTACTCTTCATATTGGGACTATACAACATGTATTTGTGCAAGGTGAGTCTGCTATCAATTTGTGGGAAAAGATTGGAGCACCTCTTGGTATCAAACATCAGAATATCTCTATTAGAAGAGTGCTTCAATATGGTGGAGAACCAAACCTAAGAATGGAGTCAACAAACTCTTACTATAGATTTCCCCCACTATCATATGCTGGGAAATTTGGAAAGCTTGGACTTCTTGTAAATATGGTGACAAAAGAAGATTTTTATCAATACAATATGGTCATTCAATGCATTCTGAATATCAAAGCTGCAATCAATAACTCCTTTCCAAAGGTGTCTACTGATGGAATTTGGAGCAATATGTGTGATTACATAGAGAGGTTGAAACCAGTGGTAAAGTGTTTGACAGTATGTTGGAACAAACCAGATGAAGGCAAGCTTAAGTTAAATACAGATGGAAGTTTTATCAGAAGCAACAACAAGGCTGGAATTAGTGGAGTACTTAGAAATGATCAGGATGATTTCATTATGGCCTTTTCACTCTTTGTAGACTGCTTTAGTAGTAACCATGCAGAAGCTATGGCAGCAAACTATGGTAGCAGATGGTGTATACAACATGGACTCAATAACTTTGACATTGAGTTGGATTCTGCTATTATCACTAATATGAGCAATCAAAAGGATACCAACAATCTCAAGTTGAAGCACATCATTCAAGATACCACTAACACTCTGAGAAATGCTAATGCTACATTCAGTCACTGCTTCAGAGAGGCCAATCAAGTGGTTGATTTCTTGGCTAAAAACGCTTCAACTAGTGGCAACTCAATCATCTACACAAATTATCAAGATCTGCCCAGAGAAGTTAAAGGCATCTTACATTTAGATAAGCTTCAAATGCCCAATTTTAGGAGAAGATTTGAGAAATGTAACTTTTTTGTTAGTTAA